In Deinococcus aquaedulcis, the following are encoded in one genomic region:
- the casA gene encoding type I-E CRISPR-associated protein Cse1/CasA, whose product MDNHAERFDLFHETQPFMQDWKLPNGAHDHHWSLISSEHGSYATNFLFGTKKRIEPLIPEKQRGSTSYDLLGEIAPAQAARFLLQHLSFSLGGRTTGVAESQADSPSASVALVLAQGDDLHETFCLNLLPYSASMIEEDLPAWEWMAKEGQARFTGKHVMRGYADRYTWMARGVRLQLDPASGHVGWLAYGGGVSPITTAQGQYLEPMAAYLPPGKEGEALRSVRLDPDKLLWRDLTALLPGSPHPPLTVANAAQVLERVRFGSFQGAPQKMSREERLARLREKGRKYAGAIPLSVFGLARSQQKIDLYRHEEFTLPATFVDDPQRFTNLVNAALEAAETVGLGLRRAVRLLCWFIVTTEADRGQGQRSASDLAKLAQFLGDLPESEGEPAYKGKEVAKKVARLSRQLETLSRYWSVLEPDFRTFLFHADEPAALPIWHRALLRAADDGWKLALEGVGNDAPALRAAAHASRFLSRQLKPIRQQAQMEVPA is encoded by the coding sequence ATGGACAACCACGCCGAACGCTTCGATCTGTTTCACGAGACGCAGCCCTTTATGCAGGATTGGAAGTTGCCCAACGGAGCCCACGACCACCACTGGAGCCTTATTAGTAGTGAACATGGCAGCTACGCCACAAACTTCCTCTTTGGAACGAAGAAGCGGATAGAACCTCTTATTCCGGAGAAGCAAAGGGGCAGCACGAGTTACGACTTGCTGGGCGAGATTGCTCCGGCACAGGCAGCACGATTCCTTCTTCAGCACCTTTCCTTTTCCCTGGGTGGGCGGACTACCGGTGTAGCGGAGTCACAGGCTGACTCGCCATCGGCTTCTGTAGCGCTGGTCCTCGCTCAGGGGGACGACTTGCACGAAACCTTTTGCCTGAACCTACTGCCCTACTCAGCCAGCATGATTGAGGAAGATTTGCCTGCCTGGGAATGGATGGCGAAGGAAGGACAGGCACGCTTCACCGGCAAACACGTCATGCGGGGGTATGCGGACCGCTACACCTGGATGGCGCGAGGCGTTCGCCTTCAGCTTGACCCAGCTTCTGGGCATGTGGGATGGCTCGCTTATGGTGGCGGCGTCTCACCCATCACAACAGCACAGGGACAGTACCTCGAACCGATGGCGGCGTATCTACCACCGGGGAAGGAAGGTGAGGCCCTGCGGTCCGTGCGTCTTGATCCCGACAAATTGTTGTGGCGGGATTTGACGGCTCTCTTGCCAGGTTCGCCCCACCCACCGCTTACGGTGGCAAACGCAGCGCAAGTGCTGGAACGGGTTCGTTTCGGCTCATTTCAGGGCGCACCGCAGAAGATGAGTCGAGAGGAGCGGCTGGCACGTCTCCGCGAAAAAGGCCGGAAGTATGCGGGAGCCATTCCCCTAAGCGTCTTTGGCTTGGCCCGGAGCCAGCAGAAAATTGATCTCTACCGGCATGAGGAATTCACGCTTCCTGCCACCTTTGTGGATGATCCCCAACGGTTTACCAATCTTGTGAACGCAGCCTTAGAAGCGGCGGAAACAGTGGGGCTCGGCTTACGCCGCGCAGTGCGTTTGCTGTGCTGGTTCATTGTGACGACAGAGGCGGACAGGGGACAGGGACAGCGCTCAGCCAGTGACCTGGCGAAACTGGCGCAATTTCTGGGCGATCTTCCCGAGAGCGAAGGGGAACCTGCGTATAAAGGTAAGGAGGTGGCGAAGAAGGTGGCGCGTCTCTCTCGGCAACTGGAAACTCTAAGCCGTTACTGGTCCGTTCTAGAACCCGACTTCCGTACCTTCCTCTTTCATGCCGACGAACCGGCTGCGCTCCCGATTTGGCATCGGGCCTTGCTCAGGGCTGCTGATGACGGGTGGAAATTGGCCTTGGAGGGCGTGGGGAACGACGCTCCTGCTCTCCGTGCCGCCGCACATGCAAGTCGCTTCCTGAGCCGTCAGCTTAAGCCCATTCGTCAGCAGGCACAGATGGAGGTTCCCGCATGA
- the casB gene encoding type I-E CRISPR-associated protein Cse2/CasB: MSRPSGAPNLAQEREFFTHLSRFERGKLAELRRTLSDDQPGDSGQWLQRYIFLSGLERGNRRMQFLVAGLYALIERPHDDETEEEAQERAAREGQSLGWLLGTLYREQGERPSTEKRFLALLDADEEALPYQLRQAVSLLKGSDVKPDWAQLLRDVSGWSVDGWGDDTRRRWANDFYRAALPPRQKAEAEDTAEPAANPEETP; this comes from the coding sequence ATGAGTCGCCCATCAGGTGCGCCCAACTTGGCACAAGAGCGTGAATTCTTCACCCACCTGAGCCGGTTCGAGCGTGGAAAATTAGCTGAATTGCGCCGCACGCTCTCCGATGACCAGCCCGGCGACAGCGGGCAATGGCTTCAGCGCTACATCTTCCTGTCCGGCCTGGAGCGGGGCAACCGCCGGATGCAGTTTCTGGTGGCGGGGCTGTACGCCCTGATCGAGCGCCCCCACGACGATGAGACCGAGGAGGAAGCGCAGGAACGCGCCGCCCGCGAGGGCCAGTCGCTGGGCTGGCTGCTGGGCACCCTGTACCGCGAGCAGGGGGAGCGCCCCAGCACCGAGAAACGCTTCCTGGCCCTGCTGGACGCCGACGAGGAAGCCCTGCCCTACCAGCTGCGGCAGGCGGTGTCTCTCCTGAAGGGCAGCGACGTGAAGCCCGACTGGGCGCAACTGCTGCGCGACGTGAGCGGCTGGAGTGTGGACGGCTGGGGCGACGATACCCGCCGCCGCTGGGCCAACGACTTTTACCGCGCTGCCCTCCCTCCCCGCCAGAAGGCGGAAGCCGAAGACACCGCCGAACCCGCAGCCAACCCGGAGGAAACCCCATGA
- the cas7e gene encoding type I-E CRISPR-associated protein Cas7/Cse4/CasC, which produces MKALLELHLIQNFAPSNLNRDDTGSPKDAYFGGVRRARVSSQSFKRAMRMDFKERGLLSPNELGQRSKRFLDELTGRLMLEESGFPEAQARYLAEGLLALNGISFIEGKPGEGEESRYKEEYPADFARSEALAFLSSGMLDELSQLLKLHKVEAEAAAEVMRKYRQSKRGASGYKGGIGKDDKKKLRSAVEKALGDISKEVSKLIDGKYAVDIALFGRMLADLPDKNADAAAQVAQALGTHAMGRREFDFYTAVDDLRPGDTAGADMLGTVEFGSATFYRYLCIDLAKLRQNLGRDDELMLRGLKALLYASVYAAPTGKQNTFAARNLPSLISTVIRQDASPRNLANAFEVAVKAREGGYVGPSIQKLATEWERQERIFGQGGRGRYVNAHDESNVEALGERQDSVEALIGSVLDDVRAVLGQLGQ; this is translated from the coding sequence ATGAAGGCCCTGCTCGAACTGCACCTCATCCAGAACTTCGCCCCCAGCAACCTCAACCGCGACGACACCGGCAGCCCCAAGGACGCCTACTTTGGCGGAGTGCGCCGCGCTCGCGTGAGCAGCCAGAGCTTTAAACGGGCCATGCGTATGGATTTCAAGGAACGTGGGCTTCTCTCCCCAAACGAGTTAGGTCAACGCTCCAAGAGGTTCTTGGATGAACTGACTGGACGCTTAATGTTAGAAGAGAGTGGATTTCCAGAAGCTCAAGCTCGTTATTTGGCAGAGGGTCTTTTGGCCCTAAATGGAATTTCTTTCATCGAAGGCAAGCCCGGTGAGGGAGAGGAGTCGCGTTACAAGGAAGAGTACCCAGCAGATTTTGCACGCTCAGAGGCACTAGCATTCCTCAGCTCTGGGATGTTGGATGAACTTTCTCAACTCCTGAAGTTGCACAAAGTAGAGGCAGAAGCGGCAGCTGAGGTGATGCGAAAGTACCGCCAGTCTAAGCGGGGAGCCTCCGGTTATAAAGGTGGCATCGGAAAAGACGACAAGAAGAAGCTGCGCAGTGCTGTCGAGAAGGCGCTAGGAGACATTTCTAAGGAAGTTTCAAAACTGATTGACGGCAAGTACGCCGTGGACATCGCCCTCTTCGGGCGGATGCTGGCGGACCTGCCTGACAAGAACGCCGACGCTGCCGCGCAGGTAGCCCAAGCCCTGGGCACGCACGCGATGGGCCGCCGCGAGTTCGACTTCTACACGGCGGTGGACGACCTCAGGCCGGGGGACACGGCGGGCGCGGACATGCTGGGCACGGTGGAGTTCGGCAGCGCCACCTTCTACCGCTACCTGTGCATCGACCTCGCCAAATTGCGGCAGAACCTGGGCCGGGATGACGAACTGATGCTGCGCGGCCTGAAGGCCCTCTTGTACGCCAGCGTCTACGCCGCGCCCACAGGCAAACAGAACACTTTTGCGGCGCGTAACCTTCCCAGCCTGATTTCCACCGTGATCCGGCAGGACGCCAGCCCCCGCAACCTCGCCAACGCCTTTGAGGTGGCGGTCAAAGCCAGGGAAGGCGGCTATGTCGGGCCCAGCATCCAGAAGCTGGCGACCGAGTGGGAGCGGCAGGAGCGTATCTTCGGCCAGGGCGGACGCGGGCGGTACGTGAACGCGCACGACGAGTCGAACGTGGAGGCGCTGGGCGAGCGGCAGGACAGTGTGGAAGCCCTGATCGGCAGCGTTCTGGACGACGTGCGCGCGGTGCTGGGCCAGCTGGGGCAGTGA